A stretch of the Malus sylvestris chromosome 10, drMalSylv7.2, whole genome shotgun sequence genome encodes the following:
- the LOC126585122 gene encoding SWI/SNF complex subunit SWI3B-like, giving the protein MATKSAAVDLSSSDTPSKPPPTPLPIPVNPETPTTATPRQTEPRPTSDAYVIHVPSYSSWFSPDHIHHCEVRFLPEFFDSRSPSKSPSLYKYYRNIIVSQSRAVNPSRKLTFTEARKALVGDVGSVRRVFDFLEAWGLINYTPSAPNKPLRWEDKDSGKAAAASSNGGAESPAGGPKDGSSGTNKESPKKRTCNGCKSVCSIACFVSEKNDMTLCARCYVRSNYQIGISSSDFRRVEINEEMGSGWADKDTLHLLEALMHYGDDWRKVAQHVGRSEKECVAHFLMIPFGEEFTGDLDYKQTSGMKEDAADAESGLEGDGDGTTPSLSKRMRLTPLADASNPIMAQAAFLSALAGVQVAEAAASAAVTTLCEADYETSKMSVPSLASSARQHEADAELNGDNKTDLDALGAAFVDSNSQLEKEWLDVGRSISGITEVQLREIQKKIIRFEALDLQMEKEWEQLEQMRSMLFVDQMTLLFNKSSAPKTTERAEEKNVKAN; this is encoded by the exons ATGGCTACCAAATCAGCGGCCGTCGACCTCTCCTCCTCCGACACCCCATCCAAACCCCCACCCACTCCACTTCCGATCCCCGTCAATCCGGAGACTCCGACCACCGCCACCCCACGCCAAACTGAACCGCGTCCCACCTCTGACGCCTACGTCATCCACGTCCCCAGCTATTCCAGCTGGTTCTCGCCGGACCACATCCACCACTGCGAGGTCCGATTCCTCCCCGAGTTCTTCGACTCTCGATCCCCTTCCAAAAGCCCTAGCCTCTACAAGTACTATCGCAACATCATCGTCAGCCAATCCAGGGCCGTCAACCCTTCTCGGAAGCTCACCTTCACGGAGGCCCGCAAGGCTCTCGTCGGCGACGTCGGCTCCGTTAGGAGGGTTTTTGATTTCCTGGAGGCGTGGGGCTTGATCAATTACACTCCTTCCGCACCCAACAAGCCCCTCAGGTGGGAGGACAAGGACAGCGGCAAGGCCGCCGCTGCGTCCTCTAATGGCGGCGCTGAATCCCCCGCTGGCGGTCCCAAGGACGGGTCTTCGGGGACCAACAAGGAGAGCCCAAAGAAGAGGACTTGCAATGGCTGCAAGTCTGTTTGCAGCATTGCCTGCTTTGTTTCTGAAAAG AATGACATGACCCTGTGTGCAAGGTGCTATGTTCGCAGCAACTATCAGATCGGCATAAGTTCTTCCGATTTCAGGCGGGTTGAAATCAATGAAGAGATGGGGAGTGGCTGGGCTGATAAAGATACTCTGCAtcttctagaagcccttatgCATTATGGCGACGATTGGAGGAAGGTTGCGCAGCATGTCGGGAGAAGTGAGAAGGAATGTGTTGCTCATTTTCTCATGATTCCTTTTGGCGAGGAGTTTACTGGGGATCTGGATTACAAGCAGACCAGTGGAATGAAGGAAGATGCAGCTGATGCTGAATCTGGATTGGAGGGTGATGGTGATGGTACAACACCGTCCTTAAGTAAAAGAATGCGTCTCACGCCTCTTGCGGATGCAAGCAACCCAATTATGGCTCAGGCCGCCTTTCTGTCAGCACTGGCGGGCGTACAGGTTGCAGAGGCTGCTGCTTCTGCTGCCGTAACAACCCTGTGTGAGGCGGATTATGAAACAAGTAAAATGAGTGTTCCATCTCTGGCTTCGAGTGCAAGACAGCATGAAGCCGATGCTGAATTAAATGGAGACAATAAAACTGACCTGGATGCACTGGGGGCAGCTTTTGTAGATTCAAATTCACAGCTTGAGAAGGAATGGCTGGATGTGGGAAGATCAATATCAGGGATTACAGAAGTACAGCTGAGAGAGATCCAGAAGAAGATTATTCGCTTCGAGGCGTTGGATTTGCAGATGGAGAAAGAATGGGAACAACTGGAGCAAATGAGAAGCATGCTCTTCGTCGATCAGATGACGCTTTTGTTCAACAAAAGTTCTGCTCCAAAAACTACAGAACGGGCGGAGGAGAAGAATGTAAAAGCGAATTGA